CCGCTGGGGTGCGCGCCGCGGTGCCCGACGCCAAAGAGGTGATGGCTCGTGCCCGCGACGAGGTCAAACACCAGACCGGGGCCGACCAGATCGAGGCCGAGACCATCACCCGGTTCACCCGCACCCAGGTGATCCAGCTGGTGCTGCTGATCGCACTGGTGTATGTGGCCTACCCGTTCATCAGCACCGTGCCGACCTTCTTCTCCGAACTGCGCACCGCCAACTGGTGGTGGGCGCTACTGGGCCTCATGGTCTCGGCTCTCACCTACGTCGGGGCCGCGGCGGCCCTGTGGGCGTGCGCCGACGGACTCGTGAGCTTCCGCCACCTGTCGATCATGCAGATTGCCAACACCTTTGCCGCGACCACCACACCGGCCGGTGTCGGCGGTCTGGCTTTGAGCACCCGTTTCCTGCAGAAGGGCGGGCTGAGCACCATGCGCGCGACAGCGGCCGTCGCGCTACAGCAGTCGGTACAGGTGATCGTGCACGTGATCCTGCTGATCTTCTTTTCCACGATGGCAGGCGCATCGGCGGACCTGTCGCACTTCGTGCCCAGTGCGACCATCCTGTATCTCATCGCCGGTCTCGCGCTCGGTCTCGTCGGCGCGTTCCTCGCGGTGCCGAAATTGCGCCGCTGGCTCGCGTCGGCCGTGCGGCCCAAGCTGGAAGAGGTTTGGGACGATCTCGTCAAACTCGCCCGCGAACCGAAACGCCTGGTGCTCATCGTCCTCGGCGCGGCGGGCACCACTCTCGGTGCGGCACTGGCACTCTGGGCCAGCGTCGAGGCGTTCGGCGGCGACACCTCGTTCGTCACGGTCACGGTCGTCACGATGATCGGCGGCACCCTCGCCTCCGCCGCGCCCACGCCCGGTGGTGTCGGCGCCGTCGAGGCGGCCTTGATCGGTGGCCTTGCGGCCTTCGGTGTGCCTGCGGCGATCGGCGTGCCCGCGGTGTTGCTCTACCGCGTGCTGACCTGCTGGCTGCCGGTGTTCGTCGGCTGGCCCGTCATGCGGTGGCTGACGAAGAACGACATGATCTAGCGGTTGGGTCGCCGAGCGTGCACTTGGCGCAAGACGGCCTCGGAAATGGCGTCCCGCATGACGGTGGTGGGATGCGATGATCAGGAGTCATGGATCGCGCAGACCTCGTCCGCCGTGCCGATGGCCTGCTCTTTGACCTGGGCAAGCTGCGCGCTGAGATCGCCGCCAACGTCCGCGCCAACACCGACGTGGTGGTGGAACGCGCACTGCAGTCGACGCCGCTGGCCGGTGTGCGCCCCTACCTGACACCCGGCACCCGGATCAGCGCGCTGCTCAATTCGGAGTACCGCACCGTCGCCGACGTTCACACCGTGCCGGCGCGCCTGCTCACCCAGCTGCCCGGCGTCGACATCGCGACGGCGCAGGCGGTCCAGGCCGCCGCGCAGGTGATGGCCGACCGTGTCCGCGCGACCACCCGGCCCCGGCTGGACCGCGATTCCGAGGCCGACACCGCCCTGCTGGCCGATCTGTTGATCCTGATCAAGGCCACTCCCCCGGCCAAGCAACTGCGGCGGATCCTGCCGAAGGTGCGTACGCGTGTCGAGGCGTCGCACGGCAACGGTCGGCGGCGCCGTGAACCGACGGCGCCTGATGAGCCGGATCCGTTGCTGGACAAGATCGTCGAACTCATCGAGCAGATCGAGAGCGCCCACGAACCCGAGACCGACGTCTGGGCCGGTTACCGCCGCGACGGCGCCGAGATCGACCGGCTTCTGGTCGAGTTCTCCTCGGGGACAACCGATGTCGATGCCGCCCGGGGGTTCGTCGGTGCCGAGGTGGCCGAGGAGGCTTCGCAGGTCAGCCTGGACCGGTCTTTGGTGCGCACCGAGTTGCGCAGTTACCAGCTGTTCGGTGCGCAGTACGCGTTGGCACGACGACGGGTGCTGCTGTGCGACGAACTGGGGCTCGGCAAAACCCTGCAAGCCCTCGCTGTCGCCGCGCATCTGGCGGCCGCGGAGGCCATGCGGCACACCCTGGTGATCTGCCCGGCCGATACCAGCATCGGCTGGGCAGAGGAGACCGTCAAACACACCTGGCTGACACCGCTGGAGATCCGCGGCCGCCGACGCGATGAACGCTTGGACGAGTGGAAAGACAAGGGCGGCTTGGCAATTGTCACATTCAGCGCGTTGACGAAGCTGACGTTGCCGGCACGGCCTGGGCTGGTGATCGTCGACGAGGCCCACCTGTTGCGTGACCCGAAGTCAGACCGTGCGCGCGTCGTGCGCAATGTGCTGACCGCCGACAGTGCCGTGTTGTTCCTTTCCGGTGTGCCGCTGCACAACCGCATCGAGGGCTTCCGGCATCTTGCCGACTTCCTGCAACCCGAGGTCGCTGCCAAGGCGCCACCGAATGCCGGGGCGCAGGGCTCCATCGCCTTCCGCCGCACGGCTGACCGGGTGTATCTGCGTCGCGACTACCGCGACGTCGTCGACGAACTGCCACAACGCATTTCCACTGACGAATGGGTGCGGTTCACCGGTGAGGACCGCATCCGCTACCGACAGGCCGTGAACGGTGGCAACTTCTCCGCGATCCGTCGGGCTGCTTGGCCGTCAGGGTCCCCGTCGCCGTCGGCCAAGCTCGACCGGCTCATCGAGTTGACCAACGAGGCCCACATCGACGGGGCGCGCGTCGTGGTGCTGTCTCATTTCTCCGGCGTCCTCGAGGTCATCCGAAAGACATTGCCAGGGGCGGTTTTCGGTCCGTTGGACGAATCAGTGCCGGATCGGCAGGCGATGCTCGACGCGTTTGCGACGGCGCGGGGACCGGCGACGCTGCTGGCTCAGCTCGACGTGGGCCCGCTCGATCTGCGCCAGTTGACCATGCCGCTGGTGGTCATCGTGACCGAACCCCAATGGCAGCCCCGCGCCGAGCGACGCATGATCGGACGCACGCAACGCCTCAGCGATCTGCACACCGTGCGGGTGCACCGTCTGTTGGCGCGCAGCAGTATCGACGAGCCGATACGCCGGCTCGCCCACAACCCCGACCAGCCGCCACCGCACCAGGACGAGATGGTGCGTGCCGAGCAGATGCGACTGGCCAGGCTGAACCGACCACGCTAGATCCGCTCAGCCCCAAGGCTTCGGCTCGTGGAAGCGGTTGATGATCGGGATGCGCTCGATGATGCGGTCACGCAGGCGTGGCTGCGGATACGTCACCGGCGGCGGTGGTGGAGGCGGAATGAATGCCGGCGGAGGCGGTGGCACGTATGCCGGCGCCGGGGGCACATAGGCAGGCTCGGGGGCTGGGGCCTCGGGTGCCGGTGGCACGTAGGCCGGCGGCTCGGCGACGGGGACGTTGTTCACCTCGGCCACCGGCGCCGGGGCCGCCTCAGGTGCCGGTGCGGCCGGAGCGGGAGCTGCTTCGGGAGCCGGTGCGGCCGGAGCGGGAGCCGCCTCGGGAGCCGGGACGGCTTCGGGTGCCGGGGCAGGCGCGGCGGGCGGCTTCGGGCGCGGCGCCGCGGCAGGCGTCGCAGGTTTGGCGGCCGGGACCGAATTGCCGGCCTCGGCGACCTCGGCCGCCGGTGCGACCGCGCCCGGATGCAGTTGGATGCCGACGGCAGCGGAGGTGGCGACGACGAGCGTCACCACGGCCGCGCCGAGCACCGAGGTCAGCACTCCGACCTTCGTCAGGTGCAGGCGCTTGGGCTCGTCGGCGGGGGTGTTCACGGCCAGCGCCGCGGCCAGTGCGGCGCCGCGCGGGTATGCGAGGTCGGCCTCGGCCGCGGAGACGACGGGCACGGTCGCCGTCTCGGCCAGCGAAGCGACGATCAGGTCGTCACACTCGGAGCCGAGCAGGAAGATCCCGTCGGTGTGTCCGCCCGTGGCTTCTTGCAGGACGGCCTTGAGGTTCTCGATGAGTTCCGCGGAGGAGTCGTCACCGGGTGTGCGCGCGATCCGGTCCGCGGACACCGCGTCCGCGGTGACGGTCGCCGCGACGGCCGCGTCGGACTCGATGATGCAGACGGCGATGTCGTCGTGGCCCGTGATCTCCGCGATGCCGCTGGCGAGGATGCCCGCAGCCTCGACCTCGGAGACCGCGAAGACGTTGGTGTGGCCCCAGGACTCCAGTGCACCCATGACGTGGCCGGCGAGTGCGGCGGCGTCGCTCGTCCAGGTGACGCCGATGGCGTGGATGCGGTTGCGACCGTCGGCCACGGTGTCGTCGACCAGTCCGCGCAGGAGCCCATCCGGCTCGTAGGCGGCGGCGTCGTCCACCGCGATGGCTCCCCGGTCGACGGGGTTCCCTGCGCCCGTCGTCCCTTCGACGAGCACCCATCGAATGGCTCTCGACGTCATCGCGAGGCCGAGCACGAGGTCCATACGATCCCCCGATCTGGCTGATTCTCAGTAACTGAGGCTACCGGTGTGACGCCGCTTACTCGCGCTTACTGGGGGCATACCGATCGGACCTGCTGTTCACGACTTGCCGCGCGCCACGGCTGCACCGGTCACCAGGCCGGTCAATAGGCTCATGGGTATGAGGCGTATCGCCGCCGTGGCGGCTGCAGGATTCCTGCTCACCGGCTGTGCGATCGAGGGCACCCCCGTCGCCGCGCCCGTCGACGACGAATGGCGTGACGCGGTGGCCCAGGCTGTCGCCGGCCTGGGTGGCCAGCTCGGACCGATCAGCGACGCAATGGGCACCAAGGACTATCTGAAGCTGCAGTCGGCCTGTGCGGATCTGCGCAGCTACGTCGACAAGGCCAAACGCAAGGTGCTGCCCGGCCCCGATATGCACGTCAACGAGGCGCTGCGGGACGGCTTCGACGGATATCGCAGCATGGCCGAGCAGTGCATGACGCTGACGGCGTCGTCCTCCCCGACGCAGCTCAGGAAGTTCTCCGACACCATCGACGGCGCCGACAAACGCATCAAGGACGGACTCGAACTCCTCGGCATCGAGATCCCCAGGCGATGAGCGAGCGGGGGTGACGGTCGAAACCGCCACCCCCGCCCGTGCCACTAGATGTCGCCGCGCGAGAAATCGGCGATCAGCGTCGGCACCGCCGAGTCGAACCCGGAGATGTCGAGCTGACGCGGATCGGCCGGATCGGCGATCGAGTTCCCGGTCGCGGTCATCGCGACGACGACCAGCCGGGCGTCGATGCCCATCTTCTCGCGGTACCGAGCCAGCGCCTGGTGCGGATGGATGTCTCCGTACCAGGTCTCGCTGTCGGTGTAGATGTGGAACGTGTCCACCTCCACCCGGTTCTTCAGCGCCCACACCATCGGCAGAGCGCAGTCGGTGGCACCCATCGACAGCCCGGCCGTGTAGCGGCACACGTCGTCGAGCCGGCGGCGCGGGCTGATGTCCAGCTCGGTGACCGCCGTCGCCGGATAGCCACCACGACCCGCGGTGAACCCGATGATCCGGTGCTGACGCTCGGTGGCCGCGGTCACCAGCGCCAGCGCCGCCGACGCCTCTCGGCACGTCACCGGCAGACCCGACACGTACGACCCCATCGAGCCCGACACATCGAGCGCCAGCAATGTGCGCTTGCCGGCCGGACGCACCGCGCCGTAGGCCGCGTAGAACGCGGCGTCGAGCGCATCGGCGATCTTTGCGACGGGCGTCCACACCCCCTGACCGCGGGAACCGCAGCCTCGGGCGTAGGTACGCTGCGCCACAAGGACGTTCACCGGGTGCACGCGGGCCTTGACCAGCCGATCGGTGTCGGCGAGCTGCTCGGCCACGGTGTCGCCGACCGCACCGTCCAGCACACCCAGCCGCGTCAGCCGGGGCAGCTGACGCATCAGCGCCGTCTGCGGCATGCCACGGGCGATCAGCGCCTCCCACACCGCCGGCTGCGCCAGCGCCGCGTCGGGCAGCATCTCCCACGACAGGCCGTGGCCGCGACCGATGATCTCGATCCAGCGTGTGGCGGTCGAAGCCGCCTGCGCGTCCTCGAAGTCAGCGATGATCGCCAGCTCGTCGGGCACCACCTCGGCACGCACCTGCGGCCGGACAGCGTTGCGCTGCCCCGCCTTCAGCTCGGCGTCGGTGAGCCGGACCGGCGCCTCGGCATAGTCGCCGAGCCCCTTGCCCGTCGCCCAGTTGAGCGCCATCCGCCGGGCCGGATCGACCACGCCGGCCGGGCTGGCCAGCCGCAGCAGGTCGCGATGGCTCCACCCGCCACGCTGCCGGTACTTGACCAGCTGATAGGCCAGCGCATCGACGGGACGATCGGTGTACCAACGGGATACGGCGCGACGAAGCGTCGGCCCCCACCCGCGGAACTGCTCGACGTATCCGGCGAACAGAAACAGGTGGGTTCCCGTGCGGGCGACCCGCGGCAGCGCGGCCAGCGCGGCACGCCGGCCGTCGACATTCTCTACCGAGGCGGCGATGGCGAGCGCGAACAGCGCCGGGTTGGCCTTCGGCGCGCGACCGGCCTCCGACACCTCGATGATCCGGTCCACCAGACCGACGGGATCGGTTGCGGCAACGCGAAACACAACCTCGGCGTTGTCACGCGTCAGGCCCCGGTCGGTGGTGTAGTACGTGCCGCCGTCGGTCCCCAACGTCAGGAAGCGGTGCACCCGCGCCCAGTCATCGACCGGAAAGGTGTACCCGCCCGCGGCGTTGCGCACCTGTCCCGGCGTTGCGGGCTGGGTCTGCGGCGTGTGACGCAGACGAATCGTCTTCAGGATGTCCACGGGTTACTCCTTTCTTTCCTGACCGAAGTGGACTGGGGCCGTGAGCGTGTGAGGTGCCGACCGGCAGCCGACAGCGCAGTGCTGTCGAGCCCAAGGAATCGAACCTTGAAACGCCAGATAACCGATCAGCGTCCGGCCCACGGCAATAA
This genomic window from Mycolicibacterium goodii contains:
- a CDS encoding DUF7159 family protein, which encodes MDLVLGLAMTSRAIRWVLVEGTTGAGNPVDRGAIAVDDAAAYEPDGLLRGLVDDTVADGRNRIHAIGVTWTSDAAALAGHVMGALESWGHTNVFAVSEVEAAGILASGIAEITGHDDIAVCIIESDAAVAATVTADAVSADRIARTPGDDSSAELIENLKAVLQEATGGHTDGIFLLGSECDDLIVASLAETATVPVVSAAEADLAYPRGAALAAALAVNTPADEPKRLHLTKVGVLTSVLGAAVVTLVVATSAAVGIQLHPGAVAPAAEVAEAGNSVPAAKPATPAAAPRPKPPAAPAPAPEAVPAPEAAPAPAAPAPEAAPAPAAPAPEAAPAPVAEVNNVPVAEPPAYVPPAPEAPAPEPAYVPPAPAYVPPPPPAFIPPPPPPPVTYPQPRLRDRIIERIPIINRFHEPKPWG
- a CDS encoding DEAD/DEAH box helicase, producing the protein MDRADLVRRADGLLFDLGKLRAEIAANVRANTDVVVERALQSTPLAGVRPYLTPGTRISALLNSEYRTVADVHTVPARLLTQLPGVDIATAQAVQAAAQVMADRVRATTRPRLDRDSEADTALLADLLILIKATPPAKQLRRILPKVRTRVEASHGNGRRRREPTAPDEPDPLLDKIVELIEQIESAHEPETDVWAGYRRDGAEIDRLLVEFSSGTTDVDAARGFVGAEVAEEASQVSLDRSLVRTELRSYQLFGAQYALARRRVLLCDELGLGKTLQALAVAAHLAAAEAMRHTLVICPADTSIGWAEETVKHTWLTPLEIRGRRRDERLDEWKDKGGLAIVTFSALTKLTLPARPGLVIVDEAHLLRDPKSDRARVVRNVLTADSAVLFLSGVPLHNRIEGFRHLADFLQPEVAAKAPPNAGAQGSIAFRRTADRVYLRRDYRDVVDELPQRISTDEWVRFTGEDRIRYRQAVNGGNFSAIRRAAWPSGSPSPSAKLDRLIELTNEAHIDGARVVVLSHFSGVLEVIRKTLPGAVFGPLDESVPDRQAMLDAFATARGPATLLAQLDVGPLDLRQLTMPLVVIVTEPQWQPRAERRMIGRTQRLSDLHTVRVHRLLARSSIDEPIRRLAHNPDQPPPHQDEMVRAEQMRLARLNRPR
- a CDS encoding TROVE domain-containing protein, encoding MDILKTIRLRHTPQTQPATPGQVRNAAGGYTFPVDDWARVHRFLTLGTDGGTYYTTDRGLTRDNAEVVFRVAATDPVGLVDRIIEVSEAGRAPKANPALFALAIAASVENVDGRRAALAALPRVARTGTHLFLFAGYVEQFRGWGPTLRRAVSRWYTDRPVDALAYQLVKYRQRGGWSHRDLLRLASPAGVVDPARRMALNWATGKGLGDYAEAPVRLTDAELKAGQRNAVRPQVRAEVVPDELAIIADFEDAQAASTATRWIEIIGRGHGLSWEMLPDAALAQPAVWEALIARGMPQTALMRQLPRLTRLGVLDGAVGDTVAEQLADTDRLVKARVHPVNVLVAQRTYARGCGSRGQGVWTPVAKIADALDAAFYAAYGAVRPAGKRTLLALDVSGSMGSYVSGLPVTCREASAALALVTAATERQHRIIGFTAGRGGYPATAVTELDISPRRRLDDVCRYTAGLSMGATDCALPMVWALKNRVEVDTFHIYTDSETWYGDIHPHQALARYREKMGIDARLVVVAMTATGNSIADPADPRQLDISGFDSAVPTLIADFSRGDI